In Planktothrix tepida PCC 9214, the genomic window AAAAGGTGTAAAATCCATTGTAGGACGCAAGTAATTTTTCTCCGGCAACCATTTGCGCCACCGTCCCTGCAACCACAGCGATCGCACCCCAAGCCGCAATAATCACCTCTGGCTGCATTCGTTGGATCACCCGCATCATCGCTTGTTTCCCGGCGCCGATCCAAGCTCCGATCCATCCTCCTAAGACTAATCCCAATAAACTTCCGGTTCCCAGTTTCGCCCTAGACCGAAAAATCGCATCTAAAATAATTCCTAACATTAATCCCATTATGGAGCCAAAACCCCCACCCACCAAAGAACTTAACCAGTCTCCCTTTTTCGTTCCGGCGATTAACCCAGCAATTGCCGCAATTCCCATGATTGTCAAGAGCCCAATTACCCCTTTAGCAGGGCTTTCTGAGCCTGCCATCGCCCCTAATCCCAAGCCCACGCCTCCCCAGACTAGGGCGGTAATCATCCCCCCAGCTTCGTTTCCTAACACCCATCCGGCGATCGCTCCGGCAAAGATTAAGGCCATTAACCAAGGTTGACCGGACTCAGAATCTTCACTCGCCGCGATCGTAACCATGAGCCAACCCACGCTGAGAAAGACCCAAACCCAGGAAGGAATCTTCAATGTGGTTAAAATCCAGGCAATGATGGCATAGCTGAGAAAGACCCCGGTTAACCAACCCATTGGTAGAGGTGGGGAAGTTGGGGGCACTTCGACAGGCTTAGTGACCACAGGGGGAGTTGGGGGTACTTCGACAGGCTCAGTAACCACAGGGGGAGTTGGGAGGGTAGGGTAGGGGCTACTTAAATCTGTTTTTAAGGTTTCGTAGGCGTGGCTAATTTCTTTAAATTTGGCTTCCGCTTCCGCTTGTAAGATAGAATTCTGGGGATAGCGATCGGGATGCCAAATCAACGCCTGATGGCGATAGGCTTGTCTGACCTCCTCTAAGGACGCCCCCGGTTCTAGGTTTAAAATTTTGTAGTATTTTTCGATCTCCACGTTTGAAATCTGTTGATCTTCTTTTATTTTCACCTACAGAGGCAGAAGGCAGATCGTTAGAATAAAGATTGTATTGCGCTTGGATTAAAAACGGTGTTGGAACATCCCCTATTACTTTTGGTTGATGGTCATTCGTTGGCATTTCGTTCCTATTTTGCCTTTGGGAAAAGTCGCCAAGGAGGGTTACGCACGTCAACGGGTATTCCGACCAGTGTTTGTTTTGGGTTTTTGAAGTCATTATTAGACGTTATGGCAAGTCAAAAGCCGGATTATTTAGCGATCGCTTTTGATTTAGGAGTTCCTACGTTTCGTCATGAAGCGGATGAAAATTACAAAGCGGATCGCTCTGAAACGCCTCAAGATTTTATTGAAGATGTGCAGAATTTACAAGCGTTATTACAAGCGTTTGATTTAAGCATTGTTACGGCTCCGGGTTATGAAGCGGATGATGTTTTAGGAACCTTAGCCAACCGGGGAAGCCGGGAAGGATATCGAGTTAAAGTTTTATCGGGAGATCAGGATTTATTTCAATTAATTGATCTTGAAAAACAGATTAGTATTTTACATTTAGAACCGGGCAAAGGTAGTGTTCCTACAGAGTTTTTAGCTCAACAAGTTTATGATAAATTACAGATTTATCCTCATCAGGTGATTGATTATAAGGCATTATGTGGCGATAAATCCGATAATATTCCAGGGGTGAAAGGCATTGGGAAAACTACGGCTGTTAAATTATTAGGAGAATATGGTTCCTTAGAAAATATCTATGCTCATCTTGAGGATATTAAAGGCGCAACTCGCCAAAAATTAGAGGAAGGAAAAGCCGATGCGGATCATTCTCAAACCTTAGCGCGAATTATTCAGGATGTACCTTTAGAGGTTGGTTTAGAAAATTTTAAATTACAAGGGTTTGATGTCGCTAAAATTCAACCTATTTTAGAGAAATTAGCCTTTCAAACATTTTTAGGAAAAATCAATCAAATTCAACAGCAATTTAAAGGAATAATTCAAACAGAAGTTACAGAAAATCCGGTTACTGTTGGGGACGATATCGATTTTTGGACACCGGAAGAAACCACAGCTTACCAAGAGCAAAAACGGTTAAATAGTCCTGTGTCTAACATTAAAGTGCGTTTAATTCAAACTTCAGACGCTTTAGAAGAGTTAGTTGATATTTTAAAACAGCATACTGATGTTAACTATCCCGTTGCTTGGGATACGGAAACCACCTCTTTAGAATTCCTAAAAGCGGAATTAGTTGGAATAGGATGTTGTTGGGGAACAGAAGCAACCGATGTGGCTTATATTCCGTTAAATCATACTCAAGGAACAAATTTAGATAAAGTCCAAACGTTAGATCTTTTACGTCCGATTTTAGAAAGTGATCGCTATCCTAAAACGTTTCAAAATGCTAAATATGATCGGTCAATTTTTAGATCTCAGGGCATTAATTTACAAGGTGTTGTCTTTGATCCAATGTTAGCCGATTATATTTTAAACCCGGAAGCTAATCATAATTTAATTGATTTAAGTCTCAGACATTTAGGATCTGAATTAATCGCTCCTAGTTATGATGAATTAGTTCCTAAAGGGAAAACTATTGCAGATATTAATATTAATCAAGTCGCTGAATATTGCGGAATGCAGGTTTATGTCACTTTTCAATTAGTAGAAAGCATCAAAGCCAAATTGATAGATAAGCCTCATCTGATGAAACTTCTAACCGATGTTGAACAACCTTTAGAAGTTGTTTTAGCCGATATGGAATATTGGGGAGTAAATCTCGATATTGAATATTTGCAAACTTTGGCAGAGCAACTCGATAAACAGTTAGAAATTATTGAAAATCAAGCTTATGAACTAGCTGGAGAAAAATTTAATTTAGGTTCTCCTAAACAACTTAGCCAACTGTTATTTGAAAAATTAGAATTAAATACCAAAAAAACGCGCCAAACAAAAACAGGCTATTCAACGGATGTCAATGTTTTAGAAAAATTACAAGGAGATCATCCTATTATTGATGTTATATTAGAATATCGAACTTTAG contains:
- a CDS encoding J domain-containing protein, yielding MEIEKYYKILNLEPGASLEEVRQAYRHQALIWHPDRYPQNSILQAEAEAKFKEISHAYETLKTDLSSPYPTLPTPPVVTEPVEVPPTPPVVTKPVEVPPTSPPLPMGWLTGVFLSYAIIAWILTTLKIPSWVWVFLSVGWLMVTIAASEDSESGQPWLMALIFAGAIAGWVLGNEAGGMITALVWGGVGLGLGAMAGSESPAKGVIGLLTIMGIAAIAGLIAGTKKGDWLSSLVGGGFGSIMGLMLGIILDAIFRSRAKLGTGSLLGLVLGGWIGAWIGAGKQAMMRVIQRMQPEVIIAAWGAIAVVAGTVAQMVAGEKLLASYNGFYTFLILAITSGLGLSFGWWLAH
- the polA gene encoding DNA polymerase I, with translation MLEHPLLLLVDGHSLAFRSYFAFGKSRQGGLRTSTGIPTSVCFGFLKSLLDVMASQKPDYLAIAFDLGVPTFRHEADENYKADRSETPQDFIEDVQNLQALLQAFDLSIVTAPGYEADDVLGTLANRGSREGYRVKVLSGDQDLFQLIDLEKQISILHLEPGKGSVPTEFLAQQVYDKLQIYPHQVIDYKALCGDKSDNIPGVKGIGKTTAVKLLGEYGSLENIYAHLEDIKGATRQKLEEGKADADHSQTLARIIQDVPLEVGLENFKLQGFDVAKIQPILEKLAFQTFLGKINQIQQQFKGIIQTEVTENPVTVGDDIDFWTPEETTAYQEQKRLNSPVSNIKVRLIQTSDALEELVDILKQHTDVNYPVAWDTETTSLEFLKAELVGIGCCWGTEATDVAYIPLNHTQGTNLDKVQTLDLLRPILESDRYPKTFQNAKYDRSIFRSQGINLQGVVFDPMLADYILNPEANHNLIDLSLRHLGSELIAPSYDELVPKGKTIADININQVAEYCGMQVYVTFQLVESIKAKLIDKPHLMKLLTDVEQPLEVVLADMEYWGVNLDIEYLQTLAEQLDKQLEIIENQAYELAGEKFNLGSPKQLSQLLFEKLELNTKKTRQTKTGYSTDVNVLEKLQGDHPIIDVILEYRTLAKLKSTYVDALPTMVDAKQRIHTSFNQTVTATGRLSSSNPNLQNIPIKTEFSRKIRKAFTTEPNWLLVSADYSQIELRILAHLSQEPILLDAYQNNQDVHTVTAKLLFEKDTVTSDERRLGKTINFGVIYGMGAQRFAREAKVSSAEGKQFIERFNQRYSQVFAYLETVKRQAIAQGYVETILARRRYFDFQGSSLNNLKGVDINSIDLSQLGKKMGQNDAQLLRAAANAPIQGSSADIIKMAMVQVHQLLTQYQSRLVLQVHDELVFEIPETEWEELQPKIKTIMEQVLPLSVPLVVDIHAGQNWMEAK